The Candidatus Neomarinimicrobiota bacterium genome contains a region encoding:
- a CDS encoding nucleoside recognition domain-containing protein gives MINTIWIVLMGGGILVAAFQCLGLDYSSAAGLVMDPSFTPLTELTKGLFSSAKAAVNLAIGLIGIMALWLGLMKIAEESGLVKIFARAVRPVMIRLFPGVPTEHPAMGAMVMNISANVLGLGNAATPLGLKAMQELQKLNKVKDTATDAMATFMALNTSSVTLIPATMIGIRAAANSTNPAEIIGPVILATGVSTTVAIVMIKLLQKLPRYQIVIPESPPKAGEREED, from the coding sequence ATGATTAATACTATTTGGATCGTTTTGATGGGAGGAGGCATCCTCGTAGCTGCCTTCCAGTGCCTGGGGCTTGATTACAGCAGCGCTGCTGGTTTGGTTATGGATCCCAGCTTTACCCCACTTACTGAGCTCACAAAGGGGTTGTTCTCATCTGCCAAGGCAGCCGTGAATCTGGCTATTGGGCTCATCGGAATCATGGCCCTCTGGTTGGGCCTCATGAAGATTGCTGAGGAATCTGGACTGGTGAAAATCTTTGCAAGAGCTGTGCGCCCTGTCATGATCCGTCTATTCCCGGGTGTGCCAACTGAACATCCCGCTATGGGTGCCATGGTAATGAATATTTCCGCCAATGTGCTGGGTCTGGGGAATGCAGCAACGCCTTTGGGCTTGAAAGCCATGCAGGAGCTTCAAAAATTAAACAAGGTGAAGGACACAGCCACCGATGCCATGGCCACCTTTATGGCGCTAAACACGTCATCAGTAACTCTCATTCCAGCTACTATGATTGGAATAAGAGCTGCTGCAAATTCTACTAACCCAGCTGAAATTATCGGTCCGGTTATTCTCGCCACCGGTGTTTCCACCACGGTTGCAATTGTCATGATTAAGTTGCTACAAAAGCTTCCACGATATCAGATTGTGATACCGGAATCTCCGCCGAAGGCGGGAGAGCGTGAGGAGGACTGA